In one window of Poriferisphaera corsica DNA:
- the typA gene encoding translational GTPase TypA, translated as MKQLYLRNIAVIAHVDHGKTTLTDQMLYQSGMFRTEDLDKLAGGQHNLIMDTGDLERERGITITSKNCSVRYDGSDGNEYKINLIDTPGHADFGGEVERVLKMADGCLLVVDSFEGPMPQTRFVLEKALSHGLKPVVVINKIDKPNARPDDVINEVFDLLSDLEAPDDCLDFPVVFASAKDGWATTNGDRLGEDHPRDVRELFETIIHEVRPPAVSAMEGIEDEPLQMMVTTIIYSEYVGRIAVGRVEAGTIKSGTPVTVVKRVDSEHKNQRVLQVQQFEGLTRTDVENAIAGDICAVTGLDGIDIGDTIACAENPLALDAVMIDEPTLTMTFRVNDSPFAGQDGKFVTSRQVWDRLQRELQSNVALRVEPGDSPEQFQVSGRGLMHLGVLVETMRREGYELSVGKPRVIYKKINDKVHEPIEQLVVDCPSECQSDVMSLVANRRAEIIKMDPKPGAGDYIHIEFTIPARGLIGLRTRMLTATQGRAIMHHTLLKYEPLRGEVPKRPLGVMVATDTGQVTPYSLDRLFDRGNFFVQPGDKIYEGQIVGEHCKDNDITVNLVINKKHSNVRAAGSDDETKVKPARILSLEASMEYIEEDELVEVTPEHVRMRKYLLSESIRRREARKGKASK; from the coding sequence ATGAAACAGCTTTATCTCAGAAATATCGCGGTCATCGCTCACGTCGACCACGGAAAAACCACCCTCACAGACCAGATGCTCTACCAATCGGGCATGTTCCGTACCGAAGATCTGGACAAACTGGCAGGCGGTCAGCACAACCTCATCATGGATACAGGCGATCTTGAGCGAGAACGTGGCATCACCATTACCTCCAAAAACTGCTCGGTTCGATATGACGGATCTGATGGGAATGAGTACAAAATCAACCTGATCGACACGCCGGGCCACGCCGACTTTGGCGGCGAGGTCGAACGTGTCCTAAAAATGGCAGATGGCTGTCTGCTCGTCGTCGATTCCTTCGAGGGCCCGATGCCTCAGACGCGTTTTGTGCTCGAAAAGGCCTTAAGCCACGGCCTCAAGCCGGTTGTCGTCATTAATAAAATCGACAAACCCAACGCTCGCCCCGATGACGTGATCAACGAAGTCTTTGACCTGCTCAGCGATCTTGAAGCTCCGGATGATTGTCTCGACTTCCCGGTCGTGTTTGCCTCGGCAAAGGATGGCTGGGCGACGACCAATGGCGATCGTCTCGGCGAAGATCATCCACGTGATGTCCGCGAACTGTTCGAAACGATCATCCATGAGGTTCGTCCACCTGCTGTGAGCGCCATGGAGGGAATCGAAGACGAGCCATTACAGATGATGGTGACCACGATCATCTATTCAGAATACGTTGGCCGTATCGCGGTTGGGCGTGTTGAAGCGGGCACGATCAAGTCAGGCACACCTGTTACCGTGGTGAAACGTGTTGACAGCGAACATAAAAACCAACGTGTTTTACAGGTTCAGCAGTTCGAAGGCCTCACACGAACTGACGTTGAAAACGCAATTGCTGGCGATATCTGTGCGGTTACCGGCCTCGATGGCATCGACATCGGCGACACCATTGCCTGTGCAGAAAACCCACTCGCCCTTGATGCGGTCATGATCGATGAGCCGACGCTCACGATGACCTTCCGTGTGAACGATTCGCCGTTCGCGGGGCAGGACGGCAAGTTTGTAACCTCGCGTCAGGTCTGGGATCGCTTGCAGCGTGAATTGCAATCAAATGTTGCCTTGCGTGTTGAGCCGGGCGATTCACCAGAGCAGTTCCAAGTATCGGGCCGCGGCCTCATGCACTTGGGTGTCCTCGTTGAAACGATGCGCCGTGAAGGTTATGAGCTTTCAGTTGGTAAGCCCCGCGTGATCTATAAGAAGATCAATGACAAAGTGCACGAGCCGATCGAGCAGCTCGTCGTCGATTGCCCCAGCGAGTGCCAATCAGACGTGATGAGTCTGGTCGCCAATCGCCGAGCTGAAATCATTAAGATGGACCCGAAACCGGGTGCGGGCGATTACATTCATATCGAATTTACCATCCCTGCTCGCGGCTTGATTGGCTTACGAACCCGTATGCTAACCGCCACGCAAGGCCGTGCAATCATGCACCACACACTGCTCAAGTACGAGCCTCTCCGCGGCGAAGTCCCCAAACGCCCGCTTGGCGTCATGGTCGCTACCGACACCGGCCAGGTCACACCCTATTCGCTCGACCGCCTCTTTGATCGTGGCAACTTCTTCGTTCAGCCCGGCGATAAAATCTACGAAGGCCAAATCGTCGGCGAGCACTGCAAGGACAACGACATCACCGTTAACCTTGTCATCAATAAGAAGCATTCAAACGTCCGCGCCGCAGGCTCTGACGATGAAACAAAGGTGAAACCCGCCCGTATTCTCAGCCTTGAAGCCTCGATGGAATACATCGAGGAAGATGAGCTTGTCGAGGTCACACCAGAGCACGTACGCATGCGTAAGTACCTGTTGAGCGAATCAATTAGGCGCCGTGAAGCTCGCAAAGGCAAAGCCTCCAAATAA